A genomic window from Halomonas sp. LR3S48 includes:
- a CDS encoding ABC transporter ATP-binding protein/permease, translated as MTSRPDPRVLLRLLALLAPYRTRLAIAALALLVASASVLLLGQGLRLVIDQGFLAENATRLNQTLAAMLGVVSLLAGASALRYYQVSWIGERLAADLRRQVFDRLLDLEPAYFESAAHRDHGPAEIASRLTTDTSVLQTLFGSSISLALRNLVMLLGAVTLMLVTQPWLSALVLIGIPATVLPILWFGRRVRRLSRYSQDRVAELGRYASETLNGIRTVQAFTHETIDRHDYGERVEQAFDTAVVRTRQRAWLTGAAMLAVFAAVGLMLWQGGQAVLAGTMSAGELSAFVFYSVLAAGAVATLAEVAGDVQRAAGAAERLLELLDAEPGIRPPARPVPLPQPLLGEIRLESVSFAYPGREIPALDALDLWIRPGERVALVGPSGAGKSTLLGLLLRFHDPDRGRLTLDGIDLRELDPRELRASMGLVAQEPVLFTGTVADNLRYGKPDASLEELRAAARDANALGFVEALPRGFDTSLGPGGVQLSGGQRQRLAIARALLKDPRVLLLDEATSALDAESERLVQQALDRLMAGRTSLVIAHRLATVTAADRLLVFDEGQLVAAGRHAELLDQSPLYRHLAELQFGRHRAEA; from the coding sequence ATGACCTCACGCCCCGACCCTCGGGTCCTGCTGCGCCTGCTGGCGCTGCTGGCCCCCTATCGCACCCGGCTGGCCATTGCCGCCCTGGCACTGCTGGTAGCCTCCGCCAGCGTCCTGCTGCTGGGCCAGGGGCTACGCCTGGTGATCGACCAGGGCTTTCTCGCCGAGAACGCCACCCGCCTCAACCAGACCCTGGCGGCCATGCTTGGCGTGGTCAGCCTGTTGGCGGGGGCGTCGGCACTGCGCTACTACCAGGTGAGCTGGATCGGTGAACGCCTGGCGGCGGATCTGCGCCGTCAAGTCTTCGACCGTCTGCTCGACCTCGAGCCGGCGTACTTCGAGAGTGCGGCCCACCGCGACCACGGGCCTGCCGAGATCGCCTCGCGCCTGACCACCGACACCAGCGTATTGCAGACCCTGTTCGGCTCGTCGATCTCGCTGGCGCTGCGCAACCTGGTGATGCTACTGGGGGCCGTGACGCTGATGCTGGTAACACAGCCCTGGCTCTCGGCTCTGGTGCTGATCGGCATACCCGCCACGGTACTGCCGATCCTGTGGTTCGGCCGCCGCGTGCGCCGCCTCTCCCGCTACAGCCAGGACCGGGTGGCCGAGCTGGGCCGCTACGCCAGCGAGACTCTCAATGGCATTCGCACGGTGCAGGCCTTCACCCACGAAACCATCGACCGGCACGACTACGGCGAGCGCGTCGAGCAGGCCTTCGATACCGCCGTGGTGCGCACGCGGCAGCGCGCCTGGCTCACGGGTGCCGCCATGCTGGCGGTATTCGCCGCGGTGGGGCTGATGCTGTGGCAGGGTGGCCAGGCGGTGCTGGCCGGTACGATGAGTGCGGGGGAACTCTCGGCCTTCGTCTTCTATTCGGTGCTGGCGGCAGGCGCAGTGGCGACCCTGGCAGAAGTCGCCGGCGATGTTCAGCGGGCCGCCGGCGCCGCCGAACGGCTGCTCGAGCTGCTCGACGCCGAGCCCGGCATTCGCCCGCCGGCGCGACCGGTGCCACTGCCTCAGCCGCTGCTCGGAGAGATACGGCTGGAGAGCGTGAGCTTTGCCTACCCGGGGCGCGAGATACCGGCGCTCGATGCCCTCGACCTGTGGATTCGCCCCGGCGAGCGTGTCGCCCTGGTAGGGCCCTCCGGCGCCGGCAAGAGCACCCTGCTCGGGCTGTTGCTGCGCTTCCACGACCCCGACCGGGGCCGCCTGACGCTGGATGGCATCGACCTGCGGGAACTCGATCCGCGCGAGCTGCGCGCCAGCATGGGCCTGGTGGCACAGGAACCCGTACTGTTCACCGGCACGGTAGCCGACAACCTGCGCTACGGTAAGCCCGATGCGAGTCTCGAAGAGCTTCGTGCTGCCGCCCGCGACGCCAATGCGCTGGGCTTCGTCGAGGCCCTGCCCCGTGGCTTCGATACCTCGCTCGGCCCCGGCGGCGTGCAGCTCTCCGGCGGCCAACGCCAGCGCCTGGCGATCGCCCGCGCGCTGCTCAAGGATCCGCGCGTGCTGCTGCTCGACGAGGCTACCAGCGCCCTGGACGCCGAGAGCGAGCGCTTGGTACAGCAGGCACTGGATCGGTTGATGGCCGGACGTACCAGCCTGGTGATTGCCCACCGCCTGGCCACGGTGACCGCCGCCGACCGCCTGCTGGTCTTCGACGAAGGGCAGTTGGTAGCCGCCGGCCGTCACGCCGAGCTGCTCGACCAGAGCCCGCTCTACCGTCACCTGGCGGAGCTGCAGTTCGGCCGACACCGGGCGGAAGCATGA
- a CDS encoding NAD-dependent epimerase/dehydratase family protein: MQDKEAAARGKPLVIITGASGGVGTALTQSLKDDYFIIGLDRSAGEEADESYEFDLTDVDSIKQVLAKISERHGRDIAAVVHLAAYFDFTGEESPLYGKVNEQGTRNLLDALESLNVERFIYSSTMLVHEPQVPGHRITEDTPIGPTWPYPQSKARTEAVIREHATMPFTLLRLAGMYDEKTSVPTLSHQIARIYEHTFKSHFYSGNTNAGQACVHKEDMIDAFRRTIDRRRELPEHNEILIGEEHAVSYEALQNRLGELIHGKKKWKTVVMPKPLAKTGALLEEKSEPLVPDDFDKGEKPFIRPFMIDMADDHYELDIRRAREQLGWEPRHDVFDVLEDIVDNLLADPHGWYEANGITPPDWVEEAEEKGINAEQVLESYEAHAQREHYRFLWAHFFNVGLGAWLVASPATLGYGGAIAYSDMASGLLLALFGALSLSLKLSWARFACAAVGLWVLFAPLVFWSESAAAYLNGTLVGTLAIGFAALVRPAPGVSPAATMTGPTMPPGWNNNPSSWFQRMPIIVLAFVGFFVSRYLAAYQLGHIDAVWDPFFAGTRGGLNGTEDIITSAASEAWPVPDAGLGGIVYMLEILLGFIGAANRWRTMPWVVASFGVLIVPLGVVSVTFIIIQPILIGTWCTLCLIQAGAMLLQIAYAFNEFVATGEFLKRRHKAGAPVLKIFFTGDTDEGPNESPDENFQRKPTTIIGDALGTGVNLPWNLALCILIGAWLMLTRVTLGAEGTLANWDHLIGALIITVGVVAMAESARPVRWLLIPLAAMLFFTPFLHGAGMPAMVNSLACGAAVIALSLRRGPIRGEYGSWSRLLG, encoded by the coding sequence ATGCAGGACAAGGAAGCGGCAGCCCGAGGGAAACCGCTGGTGATCATTACGGGAGCGTCGGGAGGTGTCGGCACGGCATTGACCCAGAGCCTCAAGGATGACTATTTCATCATCGGCCTGGACAGGAGCGCCGGAGAAGAAGCCGATGAAAGCTACGAATTCGACCTGACGGACGTCGACTCCATCAAGCAGGTGCTGGCCAAGATCAGCGAGCGGCACGGACGCGACATCGCTGCAGTGGTCCACCTCGCCGCCTACTTCGACTTTACCGGCGAAGAGTCGCCGCTCTATGGGAAGGTCAACGAACAGGGCACTAGGAATCTGCTCGATGCACTCGAAAGCCTGAACGTCGAGCGCTTCATCTACTCCAGTACCATGCTGGTGCACGAGCCGCAGGTGCCGGGACACAGGATCACGGAAGACACCCCCATCGGCCCCACCTGGCCCTACCCGCAGTCGAAGGCACGTACCGAAGCGGTGATTCGCGAGCATGCCACCATGCCCTTTACGCTGCTGCGCCTGGCCGGCATGTACGACGAGAAGACCAGCGTTCCCACCCTGTCGCACCAGATTGCGCGCATCTACGAGCACACTTTCAAGAGCCACTTCTACTCGGGCAATACCAACGCCGGTCAGGCCTGCGTGCACAAGGAGGACATGATCGATGCCTTTCGCCGCACCATCGACCGTCGCCGCGAGCTGCCAGAGCACAACGAGATACTCATTGGCGAGGAGCACGCCGTCAGCTACGAGGCGCTGCAGAACCGCCTGGGCGAACTGATCCACGGCAAGAAGAAGTGGAAGACCGTGGTAATGCCCAAGCCGCTGGCCAAGACCGGCGCGCTGCTCGAGGAGAAGAGCGAGCCGCTGGTGCCGGACGATTTCGACAAGGGCGAGAAGCCCTTCATTCGGCCGTTCATGATCGACATGGCGGACGATCACTACGAACTCGACATTCGTCGCGCACGGGAACAGCTTGGCTGGGAGCCGCGCCATGACGTCTTCGACGTGCTCGAAGACATTGTCGATAACCTGCTCGCAGACCCTCACGGCTGGTACGAAGCGAATGGCATCACCCCACCCGACTGGGTCGAAGAGGCCGAAGAGAAGGGCATCAACGCCGAACAGGTGCTGGAAAGTTACGAGGCCCATGCCCAGCGCGAGCACTACCGCTTCCTGTGGGCACACTTCTTCAACGTCGGCCTGGGCGCCTGGCTGGTGGCCTCCCCTGCCACGCTGGGCTATGGCGGCGCCATTGCCTACAGCGACATGGCCTCGGGTCTGCTGCTGGCGCTGTTCGGCGCCCTCTCGCTGTCGTTGAAGCTGAGCTGGGCACGCTTCGCCTGCGCAGCCGTAGGCCTTTGGGTGCTGTTCGCCCCGCTGGTGTTCTGGAGCGAAAGCGCTGCGGCCTACCTCAACGGCACCCTGGTCGGTACGTTGGCCATCGGCTTCGCGGCCCTGGTGCGACCGGCACCGGGCGTGTCGCCCGCGGCGACGATGACCGGCCCCACCATGCCGCCCGGCTGGAACAACAACCCCTCAAGCTGGTTCCAGCGCATGCCGATCATCGTGCTGGCCTTCGTCGGCTTCTTCGTCTCGCGCTATCTTGCCGCCTACCAGCTCGGCCATATCGACGCGGTGTGGGATCCTTTCTTCGCCGGTACTCGCGGCGGGCTCAACGGCACCGAGGACATCATCACCTCGGCGGCGTCCGAGGCCTGGCCGGTGCCCGATGCCGGCCTCGGCGGCATCGTCTACATGCTGGAGATCCTGCTCGGCTTCATCGGCGCGGCCAACCGCTGGCGCACCATGCCTTGGGTCGTCGCCTCGTTCGGTGTGCTGATCGTTCCTCTCGGCGTGGTCTCGGTGACCTTCATCATCATTCAGCCAATCCTGATCGGCACCTGGTGCACCCTTTGCCTGATTCAGGCCGGCGCGATGCTGCTGCAGATCGCCTACGCCTTCAATGAATTCGTCGCCACCGGCGAGTTCCTCAAGCGGCGCCACAAGGCCGGCGCCCCGGTGCTCAAGATCTTCTTCACCGGCGACACCGACGAAGGCCCCAACGAGTCGCCGGACGAGAACTTCCAGCGCAAGCCGACCACGATCATTGGCGACGCGCTCGGCACCGGTGTGAACCTGCCCTGGAACCTAGCCCTGTGCATCCTGATCGGCGCCTGGCTGATGCTGACCCGCGTTACCCTCGGCGCCGAAGGCACCCTGGCCAACTGGGACCACCTGATCGGCGCGCTGATCATCACCGTGGGCGTGGTCGCCATGGCCGAGTCGGCCCGCCCTGTGCGTTGGCTGCTGATCCCGCTGGCGGCCATGCTGTTCTTCACCCCCTTCCTGCACGGTGCCGGCATGCCGGCGATGGTCAACAGCCTGGCCTGCGGAGCGGCGGTGATCGCACTGAGCCTGCGACGCGGGCCGATCCGCGGCGAGTACGGCAGTTGGAGCCGGCTGCTGGGCTGA
- a CDS encoding glutamine amidotransferase: MKSVVAIRHVAFEDLGIFEPILEEFGYRIRYLDPGLLGPDALEALDVDSPELMVILGAPISANDDALYPFLGAELDAIRHRLDAGRPLLGICLGAQLIARAMGGKVFPMPEKEIGFADVYLTREGQEGPLRHIGNPDVVLHWHGDMFETPPGATRLAYSHPCSHQAFALGDQVLGLQFHLEVDPARIEPWLIGHAAELAAAEVDPVELREQAMLHGFSLKERGQQVLREWLVNAEAAYDIE, from the coding sequence ATGAAGAGTGTCGTTGCCATTCGCCACGTTGCCTTCGAGGATCTGGGCATCTTCGAGCCGATTCTCGAGGAGTTCGGTTATCGGATTCGCTATCTCGATCCGGGCCTGCTGGGGCCGGACGCCCTCGAGGCGCTGGATGTCGACAGCCCCGAACTGATGGTGATCCTGGGGGCGCCGATAAGCGCCAACGACGATGCGCTCTACCCCTTTCTGGGCGCCGAGCTGGATGCCATTCGTCATCGACTGGATGCCGGGCGACCGCTGCTCGGCATCTGCCTGGGGGCCCAGCTCATCGCGCGGGCAATGGGTGGAAAGGTGTTTCCGATGCCGGAAAAGGAGATCGGCTTTGCCGATGTCTACTTGACCCGTGAAGGTCAGGAGGGGCCGCTGCGACATATCGGCAATCCCGACGTGGTGCTGCACTGGCATGGCGACATGTTCGAGACGCCTCCCGGTGCCACGCGCTTGGCATACAGCCACCCCTGCTCGCACCAGGCCTTTGCCTTGGGCGATCAGGTGCTTGGCCTGCAGTTCCATCTCGAGGTGGATCCGGCCAGGATCGAACCCTGGCTGATCGGCCACGCCGCCGAACTGGCTGCCGCCGAGGTCGATCCGGTCGAGCTGCGCGAGCAGGCCATGCTCCATGGCTTCAGTCTGAAGGAGCGAGGCCAGCAGGTGCTGCGCGAATGGCTGGTCAATGCGGAAGCAGCGTACGATATCGAGTGA
- the yejK gene encoding nucleoid-associated protein YejK: protein MPIQHCIVHDIDKAGSEQPASLRPATTELAASPLMEDLLSRFHDAYHAKTKAWGHFLGKDELEAASTPAFAQALSVYLDGGSDFGEFSRSVAERLLPLIDAHLSASGHLLCIDYRQGETHYFSLALLHQRDGFGVDAALQVVPAAQLNLARMSLALRINLTQWREGAASRHYLSWIHDRGGKKLSEDLATLLGATEGIDATGETRTLLKAFSDFVEQEDMAEEQSREKTEALIDYANEQASRGEPITLEELSELLDEQQPKAFYDHIRNADYGLSPEIPPDKRTLRQFRRFTGRAGGMSISFDSHLLGSSIEYDESQDRLIIKQVPKQLKEQLKQRKE, encoded by the coding sequence ATGCCGATACAGCACTGCATCGTTCACGACATCGACAAGGCCGGAAGCGAGCAGCCCGCCAGCTTGCGGCCGGCCACCACGGAGCTGGCGGCCTCGCCGCTGATGGAGGACCTGCTCTCGCGCTTCCACGATGCCTACCATGCCAAGACCAAGGCATGGGGCCATTTTCTCGGCAAGGACGAACTCGAGGCCGCCTCGACGCCCGCCTTTGCCCAGGCGCTGTCGGTTTACCTGGATGGCGGCAGCGATTTCGGCGAATTCAGCCGCAGCGTTGCCGAGCGACTGCTACCCTTGATCGATGCCCACCTCTCGGCTTCGGGGCATCTGCTGTGCATCGACTACCGCCAGGGCGAAACGCACTACTTCAGCCTGGCGCTTCTGCACCAGCGTGACGGCTTCGGTGTCGACGCCGCCCTGCAAGTGGTGCCCGCCGCCCAGCTCAATCTGGCACGAATGAGCCTAGCCCTACGTATCAATCTCACCCAATGGCGCGAAGGCGCCGCTTCGCGCCACTACCTCTCATGGATTCACGACCGCGGCGGCAAGAAGCTCTCCGAGGACCTGGCGACCCTGCTCGGCGCCACCGAGGGCATCGACGCCACCGGCGAGACCCGCACCCTGCTAAAGGCCTTCAGTGACTTCGTGGAGCAGGAGGACATGGCCGAGGAACAGAGCCGGGAAAAAACCGAAGCACTGATAGACTATGCCAACGAACAGGCCAGCCGCGGCGAGCCGATCACACTGGAAGAGCTCTCCGAGCTGCTCGACGAACAGCAGCCCAAGGCCTTCTACGACCATATTCGCAATGCCGACTATGGCCTTTCCCCCGAGATTCCCCCCGACAAGCGCACCTTGAGGCAATTTCGCCGTTTCACCGGCCGTGCCGGAGGCATGTCGATCAGCTTCGACTCCCATCTGCTCGGCTCCAGCATCGAGTACGACGAGAGCCAGGACCGCCTGATCATCAAGCAGGTGCCCAAGCAGTTGAAGGAACAGTTGAAGCAGCGCAAGGAGTAG
- a CDS encoding GGDEF domain-containing protein → MTAGQNEAGEGASLDWRDEFQDSSLETLFRRTMQIQDAEQLCRALWIVAGIFLLFIVADYLLLGPGAGFLALAAIRIGVALCCLALARLVGRHPAHAHRPLPLNLVYFAASTGLLLTILLHPGSIGLHVSSIVVASLAIYLLVPNRLPWILAWSSYLAFGFVLVAALWKPLSPGMLASIILILGFANLMGWLTYSRLNRLQRRQFALLVDEREANRRLQKEIEERQLLEAQLRHMASTDPLTGIANRRHFFEQAEREFHRAQREGTPLAICMVDIDLFKTLNDHHGHAVGDLVLTTVASCCASVLRETDLIGRYGGEEFVIALPQADLETATFIAERLRHKVTSLRLPMLDENQRLSVTVGISQVEPGEAQLESALQRADDALYAGKSQGRNCVIVAGEAPRSIVAQA, encoded by the coding sequence ATGACTGCTGGCCAGAACGAGGCTGGGGAGGGGGCTTCGCTCGATTGGCGCGACGAGTTCCAGGACTCGTCGCTGGAGACCCTTTTTCGCCGTACCATGCAGATTCAGGATGCGGAACAGCTTTGCCGAGCGCTGTGGATCGTCGCTGGCATCTTTCTGCTCTTCATCGTGGCGGATTATCTGCTGCTCGGCCCCGGAGCCGGGTTCCTGGCCTTGGCCGCCATACGTATCGGCGTCGCGCTCTGCTGCCTGGCACTGGCGCGCCTCGTGGGCCGTCACCCGGCCCACGCCCATCGGCCACTACCGCTCAATCTGGTCTATTTTGCCGCCAGTACCGGCCTGCTGCTGACGATTCTTCTCCACCCTGGCAGTATCGGTCTGCACGTTTCCAGCATCGTGGTGGCAAGCCTGGCCATCTATCTCCTGGTTCCCAATCGCTTGCCGTGGATCTTGGCCTGGAGCAGCTACCTGGCGTTCGGATTCGTTCTGGTAGCCGCATTGTGGAAGCCACTCTCGCCCGGGATGCTGGCAAGCATTATTCTGATACTCGGCTTCGCCAACCTGATGGGCTGGTTGACCTATAGCCGTCTCAACCGGCTGCAGCGCAGGCAATTCGCGTTGCTGGTGGATGAGCGTGAAGCCAACCGCAGGCTGCAGAAGGAGATCGAAGAGCGCCAACTGCTGGAGGCCCAATTGCGGCACATGGCCAGTACCGATCCGCTGACCGGCATTGCCAACCGACGCCACTTCTTCGAGCAAGCAGAGCGAGAATTTCACCGTGCCCAGCGGGAAGGCACCCCACTGGCCATCTGCATGGTCGACATCGATCTGTTCAAGACTCTCAACGACCACCACGGCCATGCCGTCGGCGACCTGGTGCTGACCACCGTCGCCTCCTGCTGCGCCTCGGTGCTGCGCGAGACGGACCTCATCGGCCGCTATGGCGGTGAGGAGTTTGTCATCGCCCTCCCCCAGGCCGACCTCGAAACCGCCACCTTCATCGCCGAGCGCTTGCGTCACAAGGTGACATCCCTGCGCCTGCCAATGCTCGACGAAAATCAGCGACTCTCGGTCACGGTGGGCATCAGCCAGGTAGAGCCTGGCGAGGCGCAACTCGAGTCGGCGCTGCAACGCGCCGATGATGCGCTCTATGCCGGCAAGTCCCAAGGCCGCAACTGCGTGATCGTCGCCGGCGAGGCGCCTCGTTCCATCGTTGCCCAGGCCTGA
- a CDS encoding ABC transporter permease has protein sequence MNLQSVKTIYQAEMARSLRTVLQSIVSPVVSTSLYFVVFGAAIGSRISEVDGVSYGAFIVPGLIMLMLLTQSVSTASFGIFFPRFSGSIYEILSAPISYLEIVLGFVGAAATKSVILGLIVLGTARLFVPFSIQYPLMMLLFLILTALTFSLLGFIIGIWADGFEKLQLVPLLIVTPLTFLGGTFYSIDMLPPFWQAVTLLNPVVYLVSGFRWSFYGTGDVSIWASLAIITLFLGIALAVINWIFRTGYRLKP, from the coding sequence ATGAACCTGCAGTCGGTCAAGACCATCTACCAGGCCGAGATGGCCCGCAGCCTGCGCACCGTACTGCAGAGCATCGTCTCGCCGGTAGTCTCTACCTCGCTCTACTTCGTGGTGTTCGGCGCCGCCATCGGCTCACGCATCAGCGAAGTCGATGGCGTAAGCTACGGCGCCTTCATCGTGCCCGGGCTGATCATGCTGATGCTGCTGACACAGAGCGTCTCGACGGCCTCGTTCGGCATTTTCTTCCCACGTTTTTCCGGCTCGATCTACGAGATTCTCTCGGCGCCGATCTCCTATCTCGAGATCGTGCTCGGTTTCGTCGGCGCCGCGGCGACGAAGTCGGTCATCCTGGGGTTGATCGTGCTCGGCACGGCGCGCCTCTTCGTTCCCTTCTCCATTCAGTATCCGTTGATGATGCTGCTGTTCCTGATTCTCACCGCGCTGACCTTCAGCCTGCTCGGCTTCATCATCGGCATCTGGGCCGATGGCTTCGAGAAGTTGCAACTGGTGCCGCTGCTGATCGTCACGCCGCTGACGTTCCTCGGCGGCACTTTTTATTCCATCGACATGCTGCCGCCCTTCTGGCAAGCCGTGACCCTGCTCAACCCGGTGGTCTACCTGGTCAGCGGCTTCCGCTGGAGCTTCTACGGCACCGGTGATGTCAGCATCTGGGCCAGCCTCGCCATCATCACGCTGTTCCTCGGTATTGCACTAGCGGTCATCAACTGGATCTTCCGCACCGGTTATCGCCTCAAGCCCTGA
- a CDS encoding ABC transporter ATP-binding protein produces the protein MPQQDSTEGGNGGAGTPIIQVEKLSKTYGDGFQALKEVDLTIRRGEIFALLGPNGAGKTTLISVICGLVNASGGSVRVDGYDNVAQYREARERIGLVPQELTNEAFTTVWDTVSFSRGLFGKPQDPAHIENVLRALTLWDKRDNRLLELSGGMKRRVLIAKALSHQPQVLFLDEPTAGVDVELRREMWEVVRGLRDQGVTIILTTHYIEEAEEMADRIGVIRRGELVLVENKTSLMQQLGRKELTLHLASPLEAVPAALAGHDLELGEEGHALVYTYDVTRVDEGTGIAGLLADLEATGIRVKDLHTRQSSLEEIFVNLVRESA, from the coding sequence ATGCCGCAGCAGGACAGCACCGAGGGTGGCAACGGCGGAGCCGGCACGCCGATCATCCAGGTCGAGAAGCTCTCCAAGACCTATGGCGACGGCTTCCAGGCGCTCAAGGAGGTGGATCTGACAATCCGCCGCGGCGAGATCTTCGCCCTGCTCGGCCCCAACGGGGCCGGCAAGACTACGTTGATCAGCGTGATCTGCGGATTGGTCAATGCCAGTGGCGGCAGCGTCCGGGTCGATGGCTACGACAACGTGGCCCAGTATCGCGAAGCCCGCGAACGCATCGGCCTGGTGCCCCAGGAGCTGACCAACGAGGCCTTCACCACGGTGTGGGACACCGTCAGCTTCAGTCGTGGCCTGTTCGGCAAGCCCCAGGACCCCGCTCACATCGAGAACGTGCTGCGCGCCCTGACGCTGTGGGACAAGCGCGACAACCGCCTGCTGGAGCTATCGGGCGGCATGAAGCGCCGCGTGCTGATCGCCAAGGCGCTCTCTCATCAGCCGCAGGTGCTGTTTCTCGACGAGCCCACCGCCGGGGTCGACGTGGAGCTGCGCCGTGAGATGTGGGAAGTGGTACGCGGCCTGCGCGACCAGGGCGTGACCATCATCCTCACCACTCATTACATCGAGGAAGCCGAAGAGATGGCCGACCGTATCGGCGTGATCCGGCGCGGCGAACTGGTGCTGGTGGAAAACAAGACCAGCCTGATGCAGCAGTTGGGGCGCAAGGAGCTGACCCTGCATCTCGCCTCGCCGTTGGAGGCAGTGCCCGCCGCCTTGGCCGGTCACGATCTGGAACTGGGCGAAGAGGGCCATGCGCTGGTCTACACCTACGACGTCACCCGCGTGGACGAGGGTACCGGCATCGCCGGATTGCTGGCGGACCTGGAAGCGACCGGCATTCGCGTCAAGGACCTGCATACACGGCAGAGTTCGCTTGAGGAGATCTTCGTCAACCTGGTCAGGGAGAGCGCATGA
- a CDS encoding Nramp family divalent metal transporter produces the protein MQHEQDALFRDRVPDPPQGKQRIKWYGPGLLWMLSAVGTGSILFTPRVASAYEYQLLWILLLVVLFMWVMIREMARYSIVTGQTMLEGMHTLSGPRNWAVWVIFVPQLLAAAIGIAGLAAVVGSALGEFLPGSNTLYAMAMVATSTLFTASGRYSLIETFSRVMALALMIMAIITAVIVFPDVARIAQGLTFSWPHDPDLYVVLPWVGTILAGSMGIVWFGYWTATRGFGGGLQSREPDDEMPDDSRKEMSRTLPKPHDTRIDHLRKWIRTMTMTAALGVVGGLVVIFSFLVLGAELLAPEGIMPEGPEVAVDLTNIFSDVWGEVGRYVLLAAIVIALGGSILANQDGWGRSFADMTLIVTRSHRETGKPSLLSKSLNALDRWLPWPMFERRWLKRLYIVSVTGIVPLLILLAFSDPVQVMSVSGIIAAAHTPFIALAALYVNRTRLPPQLRPGGLATITMTAAGLFYLGFAVLYVLNMAGVMGG, from the coding sequence ATGCAACACGAGCAGGATGCTCTTTTTCGCGATCGAGTGCCCGACCCGCCGCAAGGCAAGCAACGCATCAAGTGGTACGGTCCCGGCTTGCTGTGGATGCTCTCTGCCGTGGGTACCGGCTCGATACTCTTCACTCCGCGCGTGGCCTCCGCCTACGAGTACCAGTTGCTGTGGATACTGCTCCTCGTGGTGCTGTTCATGTGGGTCATGATTCGTGAGATGGCGCGCTATTCCATCGTGACTGGCCAGACCATGCTGGAAGGCATGCACACCCTGAGCGGGCCGAGGAACTGGGCCGTGTGGGTCATCTTCGTGCCGCAGCTACTGGCGGCGGCAATCGGTATCGCCGGCCTCGCCGCCGTCGTCGGTAGCGCACTGGGTGAGTTTCTGCCCGGCTCCAACACGCTGTACGCCATGGCCATGGTGGCGACCTCCACGCTGTTCACCGCCAGCGGGCGTTACTCGCTGATCGAGACCTTCAGCCGTGTGATGGCCCTGGCGCTGATGATAATGGCCATCATCACGGCGGTGATCGTCTTTCCCGACGTGGCACGCATTGCCCAGGGGCTGACTTTTAGCTGGCCGCACGACCCCGACCTCTACGTGGTCCTGCCTTGGGTAGGCACTATCCTGGCCGGCTCCATGGGCATCGTCTGGTTCGGCTACTGGACCGCCACCCGCGGCTTCGGCGGCGGGCTACAGAGCCGCGAACCCGACGACGAGATGCCCGACGACTCACGCAAGGAGATGAGCAGGACCCTCCCCAAGCCCCATGACACCCGTATCGACCACCTGAGGAAGTGGATCCGCACCATGACCATGACCGCGGCACTCGGCGTGGTCGGCGGCTTGGTGGTGATCTTCTCCTTCCTGGTGCTGGGCGCCGAGCTGCTGGCACCGGAGGGCATCATGCCCGAGGGACCGGAGGTCGCAGTGGACCTGACCAACATTTTCTCTGACGTGTGGGGCGAAGTTGGCCGCTATGTGCTGCTGGCCGCGATCGTCATCGCCTTGGGCGGTAGCATCCTGGCCAACCAGGACGGCTGGGGGCGCAGCTTTGCCGACATGACACTGATCGTGACCCGCAGCCACCGCGAGACCGGAAAGCCGAGCCTGCTGTCGAAGAGCCTGAATGCCCTCGACCGGTGGCTGCCATGGCCCATGTTCGAGCGGCGCTGGCTCAAGCGGCTGTACATCGTCAGCGTGACCGGCATCGTTCCGCTGCTCATCCTGCTTGCCTTCAGCGATCCGGTGCAGGTCATGTCCGTTTCAGGCATCATTGCGGCAGCCCATACGCCCTTCATTGCCCTGGCGGCCCTCTACGTCAACCGGACCCGCCTGCCACCGCAACTGCGGCCGGGAGGGCTGGCCACCATCACCATGACTGCTGCCGGCCTGTTCTACCTCGGCTTTGCGGTGCTCTATGTATTGAACATGGCTGGCGTGATGGGCGGCTGA
- a CDS encoding peptidylprolyl isomerase, protein MARATARHILVNDEAKCEALKAEIEGGRDFAEVAREHSSCPSGRQGGDLGSFGPGQMVREFDEVVFSGELNKVHGPVKTQFGYHLLEITSRS, encoded by the coding sequence ATGGCCAGGGCAACTGCACGGCACATTCTGGTAAACGACGAAGCGAAGTGTGAGGCCCTCAAGGCCGAGATCGAGGGCGGTCGCGATTTCGCCGAAGTCGCACGCGAGCACTCGAGCTGCCCCTCTGGCCGTCAAGGCGGCGATCTCGGGAGCTTCGGCCCGGGCCAGATGGTGCGCGAATTCGACGAAGTGGTGTTCTCCGGCGAATTGAACAAGGTGCACGGCCCGGTGAAGACCCAGTTCGGCTATCATCTGCTGGAAATCACCAGCCGCAGTTGA